The genomic interval CTGTTATGATTTTTGTGCACCAGGTGGCTGCGTTTTTGTTGTACGTATGTAGAATGTACACTTCACATCTGTACCGCCATTACATCAATAAATGTCATTTGTACCGCGTCCCCTTAGATCCATTTTATAGAAAAGTTTGTATCGTTTAGATAATAAATATAGTAATAAGCGGTAATAAGTATGTCTGCCAAACGTAAAAATCCGGCAAGCATTAAAAAAGGTCGTGGTAAGGCTAAGAAAGTCGAGTACGACGACGAGGATATTTCAAGCGAGCATGAATCCGACGTCGAGGACGCCGACGCCGGTTCAAATGTCGACGGGGACGACGCCGTGGAAGACGCCGATGATTTGGCAGTTGTTGCTTCAATGCCGGAGCTCCCTCCTCCGGAAGTAATTATTTACTTGCATAACATcaacaaattataaaaatatgataatacgGCATCGCTTCATgctgtttttcttctcaattctACCCAATCACGGATACGAACTGTTGAAGAATGTCTTTTCCCTTGGGTGTCCCAGTGGGAactgtacaaaaatttttgagcCTCCAAAATGTATTATTTATCACATTTCACACGCTTTTAGGGTGGATGGGGTAAACCAGGAACTTTGGTAATGTGTGGTCTAACTAATTGGGATATGAGTGGACGCAAAGCACCTCCTAAGGGAGTAAAAAACAGCATAGGTCGTAACTTGTGGACCCCACACACATTTAAAAACGTGAATACACGAATAAGACTAGTTGCTTCAGGACCTGCTGCATCGCATAGTGTCATCGTCACTGAAGACAACAGGTGTCTTGTATTCGGTAGAAATGATAAAGGTACAATGATTCGTCATCTATTACTATGCTCGACGCAGGATGCTTTGTATCAAGTATAAGCAATGTCATGCTTGGATCATCACCTAGAATGACTCTACTGTGAAGCGTGATGATTAAAGAACGCGAGATTAATTCTATAGCTAGTAATGAGGTTTCCGAAAATCTAAATTGAAATTGTGAATAAGTTTGTATATTTTAGGACAACTTGGTGTGGGTGATACTAAGCGTCGAGATGATCCAGTTGAAGTAGAAGCACTGAAGGATCATACAGTAATAGCAGCTGCATGTGGTCGTAATCACACTCTATTCTTAACGAGTCGTGGTACGGTTTTTGCAGCTGGTGATAATAAACTCGGTCAGTGCGGAGTCGGTAAATCTGAAACGTGCATCGCTACAGCCATGAAAGTAAAGTACTCTGGTCCACCTATAATAAAAGTAGGATGTGGTGTTgatttttctatgattttagACATTAAGGGAGGGCTGCATTCTTTCGGTTGCCCAGAATATGGTGCATTAGGTCATAATACGGATGGTAAATATTTCATAACTTCCACTAAAATGGCATTTCATTTTGAGAAGGTCCCTAAGCGGATTGTTCTGTATGTTGAGAGAGCAAAAGATGGACATGTTACCCCCTTAGATCGTGTAGAGATTACAGACTTTAGCTGCGGTTATCACCATACAGTTGCAATTGATAGTAAGAATCGCGCATTCTCCTGGGGCTTTGGAGGTGTTGGTCGTTTAGGTCATGCCGAACAGAGAGATGAATTGGTTCCACGCTTGatcaaattcttcgatcccCCAAGTCGTGGAATCAAATCTATACATTGCGGAAGCACTTACAGTATTTCGATTAATGTACACGGAACAGCTATGATGTTTGGTCAAACCAAGCGAACTGGAGAAGCAAACATGTATCCCAAACCAATCCAAGATTTGTCGGGATGGGAAATTAGATGTGTCGGTTGCTCCCAAACAAGCGTTGTCGTTGCTGCCGATGAATCAGTGATTGCGTGGGGAGCTAGCCCTACTTACGGCGAATTGgtaatttctatttcttccagTATTTTTGCTCACATGCATCAATTTTCGACGGTGGCATATCATTATCAATGGTGACATTTTCAGGGCTTTGGGGAGATGCGTAAATCATCGACAACGCCAATGGAAGTGAAAGCATTGGAAGGTCTTTATGTGACTGCCGTAACATGTGGGGTGTCACATACCCTTCTTATATGTCGAGATGAATCTGACGAAGAAAAGGCAAAGCTTGCCAAACTCCAGGAATATGCCGTTTAACGTAATaaagtacttttttttctttaaacaaGAACTATAATTGGGCATATAAGTTATTGCAGTGTTTTTTATTGGGATTGATCAGTTTCATGCGAAGTCTCAAAAGTGATCCATAACATTGCTGTAGGCTACTGGCTAGGACTTTGGAAAGTATTATCTACAAAAAATCGACATTCAACGCATTCAGCTCACCTTGTCTCATTCTCTGGTGTTCAATTTGTTAGTGAAATTCTCATCTGATTAAATGTCTGTCGTGTAATTGCATTAAAAGCATCATAGAAATCATCCAAAACATATAATCATTCACGTTTTCTTAgttattcgttcgttatttgcaattttttcacgtctctCTAGTATTAAGAATAATTAAGATTCGGGAATCTCCATTCGCGGCGGAGTATCCAGCGCCCTTTTTGTTCTTACCGTTGCGCAACTGTGCAACACAacaaaagatagaaaaaacgaaataagcgATAATACTCTCCTAATTCGTAGATTTCTCAAAATCATAGTAAATAATACGTCCATACAAGGCATAGACTTAGCTGTCTCTCTACTATTTTGTCCTTCCAATTTTTACTTAACAGTCAAACTAGCAATGAATGTTAATTAATTTGTGAAAATCAGTTTTGTTAGTAGCTCAGGATATAGACCAAACAAATAGatgcaaaaatatattttgatacGTTGCTATTTTATTGACGTTCGCTCTAACTTATACCAGGACTATTAATGTTCACTGACAAAAAGTGTTGGGATCCATTAATGATTTGAAGACTATAGATATTAGGATTATttaaatgaattaatttagTCATCCATTGTAAAGGCAAAATCAGATCAATGAAACTCTCATGGAATCTAATATCGTTTCATGAATCTTCCAGTATATTTTGTGGCTTGATCTTCAAGCTTTAagtaatgaataaattgtaAATGGTAATTTCATACAACCTTTCTCCATCAACGCGCGACTTTTACGAAAAGTTGCAAATGTTTGTTAGTCCAAAAATAGTTTTTGCGAATGATGCAAATTGTTgcctattatattattacactATTATTATAACCAACTGATACGTACAGTATTTATTAttctacactttttttttaaatcatcaACCGGGAACTGGATACCGAAGTACCTACTTTTTATCAGTGTCGTAATTACAGCGCGAGTACTTTTCCAACATGTAGTCTAATTTAaacggaaaaagtttttcagtcAATACCTTTTTTGTCATATTTTGATATCCTTTCGTTGGATTATTGtggtgaaattattattgtataattcGAGCACTGCCAGAGTgttgtatttttctattcgcgATATTTCATATTATGTCGTCCTCTTccattattttcgattttcaaattattttttgtatgtGTGGTGAAATCTTTAGCACTCGAATATTCCGATAAATCGTTGTATAACAGTTGTACGATTCTAATTACCAAATAAACGAATTTTGTAATAAACATATCCCAGATTAATCTTAGTACTCTTCCAGAAAGGTATGCACGGTTTATATTCGATTATACATTGTTCACAATGAAACGGCAATTTACAATGGATGCAAGTCAAATTGCTATCTCCttataaaattatcgattataGTCTACAGAGTCCTGATGGACAAGTACCACATCTGCTTACTTCTGCACTGTTGTGGGACTTGTGTTTGGAGGATTGATAGACTTGCTTAAAttatccaacgcttggcgtgCATCAGAGGTAGATATTTCTTTATTCAGGTTTCTGTAGGGTACAAACTGTCGTTAATACTTAATAATTGTCGAATATCTCATTAATACTAGCCTGTGATAACTTGACTCCATGCTATCGGTGTAACTATGTGGGTTTGAGGAAATGAAACTTTGATCGCCGTTGGATGAAAGTGGCTCATTATCGACCATACTTGATTTGAGTATAACACTACCATTACTGGTTGACGTTGAGGCAACAGAGTTTGAGATGTCAGAGAAATTCATTTTGCAGGAGCTACAGATGTCCGGCAACTCACAGGGTGCGTGATCAGGAATCCATTGTTTAATGCATTTCCAACAGCCCTTTTTCATATGGTGTATCTGATAATATACCTTGCATGGTTGACAGGGAATCTTTTCCATAGTTTCCTTGTCATCTTTGGCTCTTAACTCTACTTCATCTCTCTCTTTGCGTCCCTTTGACATATATTGTGCAGTTGTAAAAAGCTATATGCAACTAGTGCGTGATGATATTTTACCATTGATTTCTTGTCCATCTCGATTGTCTTGGCTTTCACAAAATCTTCAATCTCTTTCATTTCCGTTACGCCAACACCCCCATGATTCCATCGCAACAATTGGCATGCAATATAGTATTTTGGATCTGTTGGTTTGTACTGCAATGCTCTTGCTACAGCCCATACTAAAGGTGCCATGACTGTTTGCCTATTAATAAGTGAATTACACAACATATTTCACAACACAGAGTGAAAAGATAATTCAATAATGCACCTTAAGTATGCATTCCGTTGAACTATGAGCTCAGAATTTGTCAAAgagttttttctcgtttgtatAGCTATGCAATCTGTTTGACTCAGTTGACTCAAACTAGGGTGCATAGCTTTACAGACTACTAAACTTGATTGCATTGAGCTTGAACTTGATTTTGTCAAACTAGTCCTACTTGGAAAACATGCACAGGTTTCTTTGGCTTCCACAGCTACTTTACTGTGAGCACATTTCGAAATTGAAGACGTGGAGCTGTCAGCACAAGTCAGAGACTCAGGAACAGAATCATCTGGCTCGAGAATAGTCAAGTCACATTCGCAAATTACCACCTGGATTAATGGtatgaatgaaggaatttcGTCTTGCAATTATCTGGTAGATTATGATGTAccaaaaactgaaatattgaTCACATTTCAGTaaggtttttaaaaaaaattttccaagaccTCTTGCATTCTCGGATGTGCTTCTGCTTTCGTTTCTGCATATCCCAAATCCTTGAGCATTTCGTGAGTTTCTTCATCAATCCCTTTTTGAACAATTAGTTGGAGTACGTCGTCAttgattccaatttttctcaaaaattgtaTCATTCGAGTTCCTACTTCGAACGTTGGCCCTTGCCAATTGAAAATACCAGGAACATCGACCCCGGCAAGCATCAATTGCATGAGACAGGCTTCGTTTTGTCCCAACATTCCATTCAAAGTAATTTTTCTACTACTATTCTCATTAAATCCGATTGTTCTCAAGGATGTGACCAATGATTCATCTATCAAATCGCACCAGAGTTTGCGTGATCGCAAAGCTGGCATTGATACACcaaattgtagaaaataatttagatCTTCAGCTTTGAGATGACGTAGTCCAAATTTCATCGCCCTTACAACGACAGATTCTGATGCACcttaaatgaagaaatttattcTGCATAGCGCAACGTGCCAAAAAGATAATTGAGGTGTGGTGATCAGATCGATATTTTAGGCTCACCACTGAAACGTAATTGCTCTAAAATCTTTTCACTATATATTCCTCTATGGACAATTGGATTATAACTAAGGCCTGCAGTAATTTGTTTAATAGCCTGAGGCGGAATTTTCTCATAGGACCTTGGTGGTGCGCTCACAGATCTTTGTAATAATCGGTCTGTTAATACCGCAAATAATTTCTCTTCTGTCCAATTTCCAAAGACCTTGACACGTCGATTTGTAGTAACTACACGCAATTTagttttatgaatttcttttGTCAGAACCTCCGGTGAATGACTAACATGTTCACTAGTCAGGGAAGGTCCACAGAGAACAACACTTTTCTAAAAACTATTTCTTGTTAAGAAGACATAGAATCGCCTTTggtttattgaaaataaaatttttggtcatACAACAAACTGTACTTCTTACACGACGGAAAAATACTCAAGTTACCTGCGCTTCCAACTCTTTATACCTCCGATTTGTTGTGCGTACATTACATGCCAAGCAGTTACCAGAATATGGACTGTCATGacattcagaattttttgtaaaatcttGATCAGCGCTTTTAGCAAGATCTTTTGCTTGTACAACAGCCATTGTAATAAACACGAACACGTCAAAGTAAATGTAATAAAACAAAGGGCCAATCAAGATATAGAAATAGCTGACAAATGTGAAGTTGGAACATTTTGTTCCTAAAAAAGAATGTTTCAACACAACAGATAGTCTTCTGTTATCTGATgtgattttaaataaaaattgctgtTTTTCTGATGTTGAAACCTGCAATACAGTTCATTTCTTCCCATGCAGAAGGCTtttgtatttataaataaatatgtactcAGGAGTTAGGATTAAAgcattgaaaatgaaaatactctCCAACAGGTCTTGCACGTAAATTGATGAAGCGATAGGTATAGGCTAGTATTTATAAATTGaagtacattattttttttgtcacagaTCAATCCATGCAACAAAATGAatccaaaaaatattcaaaaatttccaagcactgaattcattaataataaaaataatcaaagtgTAAATAAAGTAATAACTAAATTACGATCATCTATAAAAGATGAGATTATTTAATGATCATTATATTAACAATTGTTAAAATATCAGCAGTAGCAGCTGCACCACAGGTATATTTACATTTCAGTTATGTCAAGACTGCTTATAATCATGGAAATTTCTGGATACGAATCTCATCGGATTCATGATTAACCGTCTCAAAAACTATGAACAACAAAAGCCATTCACAGAATGCAATTGCACAATGCTCTTTTTGTGATTTCGTAACAGGATAGTGATGCCATCACTTCACTCAATAGCTTTCATTAGTTTTTGTATCCCTATTTTCTAAAGTACTGATATCTTTTGTAGAAAATTCGCTAAACTAAAGAACAGTAGCAACTCGAGTAATTTTGCGGCTCGTAATCATCCGTCAATTGAACACCTCCTCTCTTGCCTAAACGATTTCTAGCCCCGCCCAAACTATCGCTACCATACATTCCTGATGAAGTTGTTTCCCACAGTCCAGGAGTTTGTATGATCTGTTAAGGGTAATCAGAAAATATTCAGCTCAAATATATAACTAATATTATCAAATTAGATATTCAAAAGACAATAGACAGAACAAACCTTTTGAACAAGTTCTTCAAAACAGCATTTGACTCCATCGGAAGTTTTTGCACTGCTTTCAATGTACAGGGTTTGATGTCGGCGTGCAAATTCTAGTCCTTCTTCCATGCTCACTTCTCGGTCTGGTAGATCAATTTTGTTTCCCACAACCATTTTCACAATATCCATTTTGTTGCAGTAAGTATTCAGCTCATTGAGccaagtttcaagttttgtaAACGTATGTCGATCCGTTACATCAAACATTAAAATTGCCCCTTGTCCATCTCTATAGTAGCTAGGTGTTAACGTCCGAAAACGTTCCTGACCTGCAGTGTCCTGAGGGTAGAGCCAAAAATTTACAACCACCTgaatatcttcgaaaatttgttgAGCCTGATAATCCAAATAATGGTAATTACCATCAGAATTAAAAATCTATCAACATACCCAAATTGCTAACTTTACTGTATTGCCGTCAATGGTGAGCTGCTTGGTCTTATAGTCCATCCCGACAGTACTCTgcatattttcattgaattcatcttCGGTAAATCGTAGCAATATACTGAAAGACGTATGAATGAAATTGTTTCTTCAAACTAACAACTGACATCGCAAGATTACAGGTTAGAATTGTAAGGATATGAGAATTCGTGATGTATAATAGTCATATACCTAGACTTTCCTACATTAGTTTCGCCTATCATAAGAAGCTTCAGCGTTGTCAAGACTTCTTGGTCCATTTTTTGGCAGCCACCTTTCTGACAACAGTTCGCAGTTATTCGCAGCTTAAACACGGATCGCAGTGGATAGAAATCACCCTAAACTTCAATCCAAagacaaaaagtaaaaacaggACTCAATACGGATTTTTATAACTTTAACTTTGGCAGACAACCTTAAACAACTTTACAAAATCAACAACTGTCCGATGGACCGCGCAGTACGTGTTATCATCACATTTATAACATCCTCTAAATAACTATGTGACATTGACAGCATGAATCAGATGAAATGATGTATTGTCCAtgttaaaaaaatacacaattGCGTCTCAAATAGCGTATCTGACGACATGAATTCCCATACCGCGATATGACGTATTTAGATTTAAAACCATCACGTCAATGGCATAGATGTCGCTCATGCCCAGCATCAGGATAATCTAACGTAACCTGACATTCATCTTCGACTGTCAGTTTTGTGTACTCAAGTTAAATAttaaattgtaattatttgatgaaattaataCCTACCTCAAAGATCGTGAAAAGGGTGGGTGCATTTTGCAACAATTAACTTTTGCAGCAATATTACCTTGATTATAACTGGCATTTTTCACAAtaactaattttaacattgtTTTATcatattgtattattattgcgatcaaatatttttacctgCAATTATTGTTCAGATATTAAAGTTTATAGGTTTTCCACTTAGATGACTCGTCCACTGCTGATTGCATTTGATTTCGATCACACAATCGTGGATGATAACACTGATATTGTTGTTCGAAAACTCATGCCAGAAGAAAAACTTCCAGAATCTGTTAAAGGCTTATATCGCTCTGATGGATGGACTGCTTACATGGCAAAGATTTTTGATTTACTCCACGCATATTCAATTAATGAAGCGGATATAAATAGAGCAATAGACAACATACCTGCTGTATCTGGGATGGAATCTCTGTTAAGGAGATTGCATTCGTTTAACtgtgatattataataataagtgATTCTAATTCTGAGTTTATAACACATTGGTTGAAGCATAAAAAATTAGACCATCTAATATCACGTGTGTTTACCAATCCTGCTCACTATAATGATGATGGTTtactaaaaatagaaatgtacCACTTTCAAGATTGGTGTAAATTGAGTACTCATAATCTTTGCAAAGGGCATATTTTGGAGCAGTATATCAAAGATTCCCTCAATAACGGAATATCTTTTGATAGAGTAGCATACGTTGGCGATGGGAAGAATGATTATTGCCCTATCTTAAGACTTTCAGAAAAAGACTTTGCTTTTCCAAGGATAGGTTATTCACttataaaattgttgaatGATACTGAAGCGAATAAACAGCATCAAGTCAAAGCAAAGACGATCCCATGGAGCAATGGTATAGAAATTTTAGAAGGACTCGGACTGTctgttgaataaaaaacaatcttTTGTATTAATAACATCAAGTTCACGTGAGatagataattaataaaatcgtCAATTAATTCTGTTTGCcaatcaaaataattatttgattccTGCAAGTCCCGCGTCATGACATTTTCTTCAAGCTTGCGCAAGggaattcaaataatttcgcgGGGGTGCGTGCGCAGTATATAGGTTAGTCGTGACGTCCGCGTCTCCATTTATTCATCTGGTGAATCTGAGTTTATTTACtcttttgtaaataatttctagAGCTGTAAAATTTGATATGCATTGGCATCACAACGATGGTTTGAAAGTCGCAACGTAACTTTGGAGCCGATGACCGATTGAAACAGAAGTTGTGTTCGGAGGTTTGACCGCAATCACTTCGTGAACTTTGGTGCGTTTATTATCCATTCAcattatctaatttttttgcatttacCGTTGCAACTGGAGTTGGCTCTAGTGAGCTCTGATAACAAATCTCATATCAGACAATTTTTCCAGCTGcatatcttcaatttttaacttATCGTGTACTACTCGCAAATTATGGACTGACCCAAATCTGAATTACCCCAAGTTTCCACTTTTATGAGACAAGGTAGAAtctcagattttattttcttatatattcatatatcaaataaatattttgctCCGTTTTTTAGTCATGCTGTGAGTTAACCGTTACACCTGATGAAACAGGATGTTATGCTTATGTAATGTGTCCGAATTACCTTTGTGTACACCACCGCAAAGTTCATCAAATCTACATTTTGCTCTTGTTTCAGGAGCACAGAGTTATTGCAGGATAATCACCATAATAGTGTAATATGTAGTAGCCTATTACATATACGACACCGCTTAAGATaccatacatatttttttacttttgttacCAACTTATCCCTTTTTACATCAGTCACTTTTATAAAAGTTGCGCATGAAGCCTACCAGCTGCTCTAATAACCGTGTTAAGTAAGAAAATAGAATTCTCACTCAGCATATATATTCGAAATCAGTGAATGTCTTTTGCTAGGTTCTTGAACCTGCTCATactcaaaaaacaacaaaccaTCGATGAGGAAAATTGGTTAGAATTAACAAAGACAATTACCTGACACCCgtgttttatatttcattcaattctgcAATAAATAACAGTTCAATGATTTCCCTCATACATCAGGATGAATGATATTATCTTTCCCATTGACTTGATCATTCAAGGTTTTGCTAATACTCCCTATGCttacattgaaaaaattccttatAATACCAAAAGAGACTCCcaacaaatataaaatatcaacTACCCACGCAGGTGTCGCTGTGCACAGGAAGACTTTACTGAATATTTCTAAAAATGCAGGTGTCCACAATAATGTACCTAGCAAGAGTGATCTTATTAGGATACTCAGTAATTTTTGCATACCTCTTGTCTCATGAAGGATATTCttgtattcaattttattctcttgTCGATGCAAATTGGCTTGCGAACACTTGGCTAAATCAGATCTGTCTATATGGGAGTCATTTGAAAACCATCCTGATTTACAAGGAGGTacatttgtatttattttgtcagaatttgttttttgttcgatgCTAAAAGACATGTGTTCTTGTTTGTCGGCCATTTCCATTCGATCAATCATATTCtgacatatgtatatagcacGGGTTTGTAAAAATCCAGAAACAAGTActggtataaaataaattaggaaCAGCAGAACGAGTAAATGtgttttgagaaatttcgttGATAGAAAACAATGCTTGTTCAATGAAACCGTGACCTGTGATATTGTCTCAGCTTCATTATTTGTAACATAGTCCTGGCTAACTTTTGTTTCTTGACGAACTCGTCGGATCCCTACCTTGAACCTTGAATTGTTATCGCTATTAGACTTGTATTCCTCATTCAATAAATCAGCTTTTAATTCACTGTTGCTAGCTGTAT from Athalia rosae chromosome 1, iyAthRosa1.1, whole genome shotgun sequence carries:
- the LOC105687123 gene encoding protein RCC2 homolog, coding for MSAKRKNPASIKKGRGKAKKVEYDDEDISSEHESDVEDADAGSNVDGDDAVEDADDLAVVASMPELPPPEGGWGKPGTLVMCGLTNWDMSGRKAPPKGVKNSIGRNLWTPHTFKNVNTRIRLVASGPAASHSVIVTEDNRCLVFGRNDKGQLGVGDTKRRDDPVEVEALKDHTVIAAACGRNHTLFLTSRGTVFAAGDNKLGQCGVGKSETCIATAMKVKYSGPPIIKVGCGVDFSMILDIKGGLHSFGCPEYGALGHNTDGKYFITSTKMAFHFEKVPKRIVLYVERAKDGHVTPLDRVEITDFSCGYHHTVAIDSKNRAFSWGFGGVGRLGHAEQRDELVPRLIKFFDPPSRGIKSIHCGSTYSISINVHGTAMMFGQTKRTGEANMYPKPIQDLSGWEIRCVGCSQTSVVVAADESVIAWGASPTYGELGFGEMRKSSTTPMEVKALEGLYVTAVTCGVSHTLLICRDESDEEKAKLAKLQEYAV
- the LOC105687125 gene encoding uncharacterized protein LOC105687125; the encoded protein is MKFGLRHLKAEDLNYFLQFGVSMPALRSRKLWCDLIDESLVTSLRTIGFNENSSRKITLNGMLGQNEACLMQLMLAGVDVPGIFNWQGPTFEVGTRMIQFLRKIGINDDVLQLIVQKGIDEETHEMLKDLGYAETKAEAHPRMQEVLENFFVVICECDLTILEPDDSVPESLTCADSSTSSISKCAHSKVAVEAKETCACFPSRTSLTKSSSSSMQSSLVVCKAMHPSLSQLSQTDCIAIQTRKNSLTNSELIVQRNAYLRLCNSLINRQTVMAPLVWAVARALQYKPTDPKYYIACQLLRWNHGGVGVTEMKEIEDFVKAKTIEMDKKSMGRKERDEVELRAKDDKETMEKIPCQPCKVYYQIHHMKKGCWKCIKQWIPDHAPCELPDICSSCKMNFSDISNSVASTSTSNGSVILKSSMVDNEPLSSNGDQSFISSNPHSYTDSMESSYHRLVLMRYSTIIKY
- the LOC125499747 gene encoding uncharacterized protein LOC125499747, which encodes MAVVQAKDLAKSADQDFTKNSECHDSPYSGNCLACNVRTTNRRYKELEAQKSVVLCGPSLTSEHVSHSPEVLTKEIHKTKLRVVTTNRRVKVFGNWTEEKLFAVLTDRLLQRSVSAPPRSYEKIPPQAIKQITAGLSYNPIVHRGIYSEKILEQLRFSGEPKISI
- the LOC105687218 gene encoding ras-related protein Rab-18-B, giving the protein MDQEVLTTLKLLMIGETNVGKSSILLRFTEDEFNENMQSTVGMDYKTKQLTIDGNTVKLAIWDTAGQERFRTLTPSYYRDGQGAILMFDVTDRHTFTKLETWLNELNTYCNKMDIVKMVVGNKIDLPDREVSMEEGLEFARRHQTLYIESSAKTSDGVKCCFEELVQKIIQTPGLWETTSSGMYGSDSLGGARNRLGKRGGVQLTDDYEPQNYSSCYCSLV
- the LOC105687217 gene encoding pyridoxal phosphate phosphatase PHOSPHO2-like, whose product is MTRPLLIAFDFDHTIVDDNTDIVVRKLMPEEKLPESVKGLYRSDGWTAYMAKIFDLLHAYSINEADINRAIDNIPAVSGMESLLRRLHSFNCDIIIISDSNSEFITHWLKHKKLDHLISRVFTNPAHYNDDGLLKIEMYHFQDWCKLSTHNLCKGHILEQYIKDSLNNGISFDRVAYVGDGKNDYCPILRLSEKDFAFPRIGYSLIKLLNDTEANKQHQVKAKTIPWSNGIEILEGLGLSVE